In Microbacterium cremeum, a genomic segment contains:
- a CDS encoding SIS domain-containing protein, with amino-acid sequence MTENDIGPGRRYLAEVARLIQLVADEEWENIAAAARAVSTALVAGRGIHAFGSGHSHLLAEEMYYRAGGLADVRPILFEGLMLHADAALSTSLERLSGLAAVLLDGHNVAAGDVLLVFSNSGRNPVAVELATEARNRGLTVIAVTSRRHSASTAPRGGDRRLLDVADIVIDNGGAPGDAAVQIPGLDRAVAPTSTAVGASIVNTIVAEAVALAVSEGVVPRVYASSNIDEGDAINALLMERRG; translated from the coding sequence ATGACAGAGAACGACATCGGACCCGGGCGCCGGTATCTCGCCGAGGTCGCGCGGCTGATCCAGCTCGTCGCAGATGAGGAGTGGGAGAACATCGCCGCTGCGGCTCGGGCGGTATCGACCGCGCTCGTCGCAGGCCGCGGCATCCACGCATTCGGGTCAGGGCACTCGCACCTGCTCGCTGAAGAGATGTACTACCGCGCGGGCGGGCTGGCCGACGTCCGGCCCATCCTTTTCGAAGGGCTCATGCTCCACGCGGATGCCGCCCTCAGCACGAGCCTCGAACGGCTCTCGGGGCTTGCCGCGGTCCTGCTCGACGGTCACAACGTCGCGGCCGGCGACGTTCTCCTCGTCTTCTCGAACTCGGGTCGCAATCCTGTCGCTGTCGAACTGGCGACGGAGGCGAGGAACAGAGGGCTCACGGTCATCGCCGTCACGAGCCGACGCCACTCCGCGTCGACGGCACCTCGCGGTGGCGATCGGCGCCTGCTGGACGTGGCCGACATCGTGATCGACAACGGCGGCGCACCGGGCGACGCCGCGGTCCAGATCCCCGGGCTCGACCGTGCCGTGGCACCGACGTCGACGGCCGTCGGCGCATCTATCGTCAACACGATCGTCGCCGAGGCCGTGGCGCTCGCCGTCAGTGAGGGAGTCGTGCCCCGCGTGTACGCGAGTAGCAACATCGACGAGGGCGACGCGATCAACGCGCTGCTGATGGAGCGGCGCGGATGA
- a CDS encoding BadF/BadG/BcrA/BcrD ATPase family protein translates to MSTIGEAVLVVDGGQSAVRVRHSSGVAADAPGVSWGGADTVAATADAVLSAWRSAGSPLTRIAVLGLTTVPEDVGERDRLAQLIAATMGAERLLICDDGVTSHAGALGGGWGIVLAVGTGVACVARPRTGGAKFIGGHGFMLGDEGGAFWIGRAGLAAALRAADGRGIPTRLQLSTAEAFGDVHGLHIRIHADPRAVDRIARFAPAVIHAAREGDPVAREILDTALVELTACVRAGWAAAGREPGSPLAVVGRLAEELRPELEDTLRGLAGLVDLRAALGGGLDGAERLAFEASAYGDAVHVWAKG, encoded by the coding sequence ATGAGCACCATCGGAGAAGCCGTTCTGGTCGTCGACGGCGGTCAGTCCGCGGTTCGAGTGCGCCACTCGAGCGGAGTCGCCGCAGACGCACCCGGCGTCAGCTGGGGCGGTGCCGACACCGTCGCCGCCACGGCCGATGCTGTGCTCTCGGCGTGGCGATCGGCCGGTTCCCCGCTCACGCGGATCGCCGTCCTCGGATTGACGACGGTTCCGGAGGACGTGGGCGAACGCGACCGGCTCGCCCAGCTCATCGCCGCGACGATGGGGGCGGAACGCCTCCTGATCTGCGACGACGGCGTCACCAGTCATGCCGGCGCACTCGGTGGCGGATGGGGGATCGTCCTCGCCGTCGGCACCGGCGTCGCCTGCGTCGCACGGCCTCGCACCGGAGGCGCGAAGTTCATCGGCGGCCACGGATTCATGCTCGGCGATGAGGGAGGTGCCTTCTGGATCGGGCGAGCCGGCCTGGCAGCGGCCCTGCGGGCAGCCGACGGGCGTGGCATCCCGACCCGATTGCAGTTGTCGACAGCCGAAGCCTTCGGAGACGTCCACGGGCTGCATATCCGCATCCACGCCGACCCCCGCGCGGTGGACCGCATCGCGCGGTTCGCGCCAGCCGTTATTCATGCGGCGCGGGAAGGAGATCCTGTGGCACGCGAGATCCTCGACACCGCGCTCGTCGAGCTGACGGCATGTGTCCGAGCGGGATGGGCCGCTGCCGGTCGCGAACCCGGGAGCCCGCTGGCAGTGGTGGGCCGGCTCGCCGAAGAGCTCCGCCCCGAGCTCGAGGACACGCTTCGCGGACTCGCCGGTCTAGTCGACCTTCGAGCAGCGCTCGGCGGAGGGCTCGACGGCGCAGAGCGGCTCGCCTTCGAAGCATCGGCGTACGGCGATGCTGTACACGTCTGGGCGAAAGGCTGA
- a CDS encoding ABC transporter substrate-binding protein, which translates to MTRKRIAAAALALGSAAALVLTGCAGGAGAGDDQTLRIAMGSPGEAQIRVWDAVAEQFEEANEGWTVELNYQDDDLYQTIGLPNLLNGRNAPDIYFEWVGNRLLQRDQDGFAANLTEQVESGALAGVLDPSLYNAATVDGRILMVPHVADVSNVLWYNTELLAEHGVTPPQTWEDLLEACDALNTTGVIPIASGNKDLWAAGNWLGHLVSRVVGADVYDATLAGEASFDTPEWKQAFGYIEELQQHGCVNESVNAIDDNEGAQLFFQEKAAMHAIGSWLVSWAIDEAPDLDFDYVNLPAMPSEVDPGSVEGVITGHVVNAESSPEKIEKAAEFLAMLYTAENTEAFIEAEAVPLSATASESIDERTVRLNTMLGEADVVISPADTGYDLEVADAFYRALAEVLGGRTSAEDAVTRLAGQVE; encoded by the coding sequence ATGACCAGGAAGAGGATTGCTGCCGCGGCACTGGCGCTGGGCAGCGCAGCCGCTCTCGTGCTCACCGGCTGCGCCGGAGGCGCGGGAGCCGGCGATGACCAGACCCTTCGCATCGCGATGGGATCGCCGGGAGAGGCTCAGATCCGGGTCTGGGATGCCGTGGCCGAGCAGTTCGAAGAAGCCAACGAGGGCTGGACCGTCGAACTGAACTACCAGGACGACGATCTCTACCAGACGATCGGGCTCCCGAACCTGCTCAACGGTCGCAACGCTCCCGATATCTACTTCGAGTGGGTCGGCAACCGCCTGCTCCAGCGCGACCAGGACGGCTTCGCGGCGAATCTCACCGAGCAGGTCGAGAGCGGCGCGCTCGCCGGGGTCCTCGATCCCTCGCTGTACAACGCCGCAACCGTCGACGGCCGGATCCTCATGGTCCCCCACGTCGCTGACGTTTCGAACGTCCTCTGGTACAACACCGAGCTGCTCGCCGAGCACGGTGTAACACCGCCGCAGACATGGGAGGACCTGCTCGAGGCCTGCGACGCCCTCAACACGACGGGAGTCATCCCCATCGCGTCCGGCAACAAGGACCTGTGGGCAGCAGGCAACTGGCTCGGCCACCTCGTTTCACGCGTGGTGGGCGCGGATGTCTACGACGCGACCCTCGCAGGCGAGGCGAGTTTCGACACCCCAGAGTGGAAGCAAGCCTTCGGCTACATCGAGGAACTGCAGCAGCACGGCTGCGTCAACGAGTCGGTCAACGCGATCGACGACAACGAAGGCGCACAGCTGTTCTTCCAGGAGAAGGCTGCCATGCACGCGATCGGCTCCTGGCTCGTGAGCTGGGCGATCGATGAGGCGCCGGATCTCGACTTCGACTACGTCAACCTCCCGGCGATGCCCTCCGAGGTCGATCCGGGCAGCGTCGAGGGCGTCATCACCGGACACGTCGTGAACGCCGAGAGTTCGCCTGAGAAGATCGAGAAGGCCGCCGAGTTCCTCGCCATGCTCTACACCGCGGAGAACACCGAGGCGTTCATCGAGGCGGAGGCCGTTCCCCTCAGTGCGACGGCGTCGGAGTCCATCGACGAGCGCACGGTCCGACTCAACACGATGCTCGGCGAAGCGGATGTCGTCATCAGCCCCGCCGACACCGGCTACGACCTCGAGGTCGCCGACGCCTTCTACCGGGCACTCGCCGAAGTGCTCGGCGGCCGCACCTCTGCCGAGGACGCCGTGACGCGGCTGGCCGGACAGGTCGAGTGA
- a CDS encoding GntR family transcriptional regulator, with protein MVLRLLPERRCDAIVMKWSSRRLQSGSASVLLIAVIPTSKATTRELLRGRLRELVSDSHAGTRLPGERELAAEWGVARMTLRAAIDSLVTEGLLERRHGSGTFVAFRPVLRMLGLTSFSQDMRSRGLIPSSRVLEFRSIEADTALAERLQIPGGSRVFSFSRLRLGSGEPMAIENVRIPESYAPRLTAADLEGSLYEVLASRYKIVANAASVLIEPTLADERSRALLEIDEDQACLRLRMVDADRTGRIVMLASCLYRGDKYQLRADVTGSAAGFGRGQVSP; from the coding sequence GTGGTCTTGCGGCTTCTGCCCGAACGGCGTTGTGACGCGATCGTGATGAAGTGGTCTAGTCGACGATTGCAAAGTGGATCAGCATCGGTTCTACTCATTGCCGTGATCCCCACGTCGAAGGCGACGACCCGCGAGCTCCTGCGGGGTCGGTTGCGCGAGCTCGTCAGCGATTCGCACGCCGGCACGCGTCTGCCGGGCGAGCGCGAACTCGCCGCAGAGTGGGGCGTCGCGCGTATGACGCTTCGTGCAGCCATCGATTCGCTAGTCACCGAAGGGCTCCTGGAACGGCGGCACGGGTCCGGCACATTCGTCGCGTTCCGCCCGGTTCTCCGCATGCTCGGGCTGACCTCCTTCTCGCAGGACATGCGTTCACGCGGCCTCATTCCGTCATCGCGCGTGCTCGAGTTCCGCAGCATCGAGGCCGACACCGCCTTGGCCGAGCGGCTGCAGATCCCGGGCGGATCGCGGGTCTTCTCATTCAGCCGACTGCGGCTCGGCAGCGGCGAGCCCATGGCCATCGAGAACGTGCGCATACCCGAGTCGTACGCGCCGCGACTCACCGCCGCCGATCTCGAAGGCTCGCTGTATGAGGTTCTCGCCTCGCGCTACAAGATCGTCGCGAACGCGGCCAGCGTGCTCATCGAGCCGACGCTCGCCGATGAGCGTTCCCGGGCACTTCTCGAGATCGACGAGGATCAAGCCTGTCTGCGTCTGCGCATGGTCGATGCCGATCGAACCGGCCGCATCGTCATGCTCGCCTCGTGCCTGTACCGGGGCGACAAGTACCAGCTGCGCGCCGATGTCACGGGCAGCGCGGCAGGATTCGGCCGAGGACAGGTGTCGCCATGA
- a CDS encoding carbohydrate ABC transporter permease — MKPHRAVSPYLFVAPALAVFAFAVLVPFVTTGYYSLTRWNGYGDQVFIGLQNYVEAVQDTVFQQSFVNVVVYIVVTLVLEVLVGLALAGLVLSIKRGSIWFRVAIFTPVMLPMVVVALLWSFVYNPDFGLLNAALTQLGLGEWTRVWLGDEQTALLAICVVSGWVYAGFYMTIFYAALRQVPTEVVEAARLDGAGEWSVFWRIRVPIIRNAVEVAVLLCVTGGFQSFDLFYVLTNGGPYHSTEIPTTYLVQAVFRTGEVGYGSAMAVILTIVIVAVGLLFTALRRTADREGRSHRRLIAKARDESR; from the coding sequence ATGAAGCCCCATCGCGCAGTGTCGCCCTATCTCTTCGTGGCACCGGCTCTCGCCGTCTTCGCCTTCGCCGTCCTCGTGCCGTTCGTCACCACCGGGTACTACAGCCTCACGCGGTGGAATGGCTACGGCGATCAGGTCTTCATTGGCCTGCAGAACTACGTCGAGGCCGTTCAGGACACGGTCTTCCAGCAGTCCTTCGTCAACGTCGTCGTGTACATCGTGGTGACCCTCGTCCTCGAGGTGCTGGTCGGCCTGGCGCTCGCGGGCCTCGTGCTCAGCATCAAACGCGGAAGCATCTGGTTCCGTGTAGCGATCTTCACGCCGGTCATGCTGCCCATGGTCGTGGTCGCCCTGCTGTGGTCGTTCGTCTACAACCCGGACTTCGGTCTGCTCAACGCGGCGTTGACGCAGCTTGGGCTCGGCGAGTGGACGCGGGTGTGGCTGGGCGATGAGCAGACCGCACTCCTCGCAATCTGTGTCGTCTCGGGCTGGGTGTACGCCGGCTTCTACATGACGATCTTCTATGCCGCCCTCCGTCAGGTGCCCACGGAGGTCGTCGAGGCGGCACGGCTCGACGGGGCGGGTGAGTGGTCGGTCTTCTGGCGGATCCGCGTGCCGATCATCCGCAATGCGGTGGAAGTCGCGGTCCTCCTCTGCGTGACGGGCGGATTCCAGTCGTTCGATCTCTTCTACGTGCTGACCAACGGCGGACCGTACCACTCGACCGAGATCCCGACGACCTATCTCGTGCAGGCGGTGTTCCGCACCGGCGAGGTGGGCTATGGCTCTGCGATGGCGGTGATCCTCACGATCGTCATTGTCGCGGTGGGTCTCCTCTTCACCGCCCTCCGGCGCACTGCCGATCGCGAAGGTCGAAGTCACCGACGACTCATCGCCAAGGCGAGGGACGAATCGCGATGA
- a CDS encoding carbohydrate ABC transporter permease yields MSTVTRLRIVRPVVLLALALLALGFFVPLIWMVLSSFKSNSEIFSAPFAPPTQFDFSQWATAWEIGNLGRYALNSIIVTTVSVMAILALSSAAAFAFSRYRFRGSGIMLGLLSLGLILPLQSYFIAQSTMFTEFELTDTYWALIIPYTAMGLPLATYLLKVYLDALPEELFEAARIDGAGDVRIFLMLALPLLKPGLATVAVFSALSCWNEFLLALLYIQDDALKTIPTGLLAFSSRYVTDYSLLFAALSIITVPMIAIYVAFNRQITEGITAGSLK; encoded by the coding sequence ATGAGCACCGTCACGCGCCTGCGGATCGTCCGGCCCGTCGTACTCCTCGCGCTCGCACTGCTGGCCTTGGGCTTCTTCGTCCCGCTCATCTGGATGGTGCTGTCGAGCTTCAAGTCGAACTCCGAGATCTTCAGCGCTCCGTTCGCACCGCCCACCCAGTTCGACTTCTCGCAGTGGGCCACCGCCTGGGAGATCGGGAACCTCGGCCGCTATGCGCTCAACAGCATCATCGTCACCACCGTCTCGGTGATGGCCATCCTGGCGCTGTCGAGCGCGGCGGCGTTCGCCTTCAGCCGCTACCGCTTCCGTGGGTCGGGAATCATGCTCGGGCTGCTGTCACTCGGGCTGATCCTGCCGCTGCAGTCGTACTTCATCGCCCAGAGCACGATGTTCACCGAGTTCGAGCTCACCGATACGTACTGGGCGCTCATCATCCCCTACACGGCGATGGGGCTTCCGCTGGCGACGTACCTGCTGAAGGTGTACCTCGATGCGCTCCCCGAGGAGCTCTTCGAGGCGGCGCGCATTGACGGCGCGGGCGACGTGCGCATCTTCCTCATGCTGGCGCTGCCGCTCCTCAAGCCCGGCCTCGCGACCGTCGCCGTCTTCTCCGCGCTGTCGTGCTGGAACGAGTTCCTCCTGGCACTGCTGTACATCCAGGACGACGCGCTGAAGACGATTCCGACAGGCCTCCTAGCGTTCTCGAGCCGATACGTCACCGACTACAGCCTGCTGTTCGCCGCACTGTCGATCATCACGGTGCCCATGATCGCGATCTACGTGGCCTTCAACCGTCAGATCACCGAAGGCATCACCGCGGGAAGCCTCAAGTAG
- a CDS encoding GNAT family N-acetyltransferase: protein MRVRPARLDDLPAVYAICDELGTVAEAEPRTRELLGHVYAGPYVVAPETRSVVVVDELGVAGYLLCATDTAAFTAWCESSWWPGLRADYPRAAVGRAVVDQEVVDLIHAPPAASSRVVAEYPAHLHIDMLPRVRGKGLGSRLIRDLLVDLSRRGIPGVHLDVGSNNARAIALYSRLGFVELERGPDSVFMGRRTEL, encoded by the coding sequence ATGCGCGTACGCCCCGCCCGTCTCGACGACCTCCCTGCGGTGTACGCCATCTGCGACGAACTCGGCACGGTCGCAGAGGCTGAACCTCGAACGCGGGAGCTGCTTGGCCACGTCTACGCCGGCCCGTACGTCGTGGCGCCGGAGACGCGCTCGGTCGTGGTGGTGGACGAACTCGGCGTCGCTGGGTATCTGCTTTGCGCGACCGATACCGCCGCGTTCACGGCATGGTGCGAGTCGTCGTGGTGGCCTGGTCTGCGGGCAGACTATCCGCGAGCAGCCGTCGGTCGCGCGGTGGTGGATCAGGAAGTGGTCGACCTCATCCACGCCCCGCCCGCAGCTTCGTCACGTGTCGTCGCGGAGTACCCCGCGCATCTGCACATCGACATGTTGCCTCGCGTGCGGGGAAAGGGCCTCGGCTCCCGACTCATCCGTGACCTGCTCGTAGACCTCTCGCGCCGAGGCATCCCCGGCGTTCACCTCGATGTGGGTAGCAACAACGCTCGCGCAATCGCCCTGTACTCGCGCCTCGGTTT
- a CDS encoding N-acetylglucosamine kinase, translating to MGALTEPRLLAFDGGNSKTDVLLVAFDGTVVARARSGPFAPHIIGAAPAVATVAPAVEHVLAIAGLTHVDVVAGYLANADLPEEEAAIASAIAAYRWAPHVEVHNDTFAMLRAGTDAETGVAVVCGGGINCVGIARDGRHVRYPALGRATGDWGGGFAIGKEVLWHASRDEDGRGPATLLTDLAARHFGCSSAVEIATGMHLGTIDRDRVHELVPLLFAAVDAGDSVAAGVVQRQAEEIALLATTTIRRIDALDASIDVVLGGGMLTSRHPALIEPVFERIGAVAPDAVVSIVTDAPIVGSALLGLEHLDALVGQRGSVPARRERLRATLETPYDVRATLDAAYDVRATLDTSYEVRA from the coding sequence GTGGGCGCACTGACCGAACCGCGACTGCTCGCGTTTGACGGCGGCAACAGCAAGACCGACGTGCTGCTCGTCGCCTTCGACGGCACGGTCGTCGCACGCGCGCGTTCGGGGCCTTTCGCACCGCATATCATCGGTGCGGCTCCCGCCGTCGCGACAGTGGCGCCCGCCGTGGAACACGTGCTCGCGATCGCCGGGCTCACCCATGTCGACGTCGTCGCCGGCTACCTCGCCAACGCCGATCTCCCGGAGGAAGAGGCGGCGATCGCGTCGGCGATCGCCGCCTACAGGTGGGCCCCCCACGTCGAGGTGCACAACGACACCTTCGCCATGCTCCGTGCGGGCACCGACGCCGAGACGGGCGTTGCGGTCGTCTGTGGGGGCGGCATCAACTGCGTGGGGATCGCGCGCGACGGACGTCACGTGCGCTACCCAGCACTCGGCCGCGCCACGGGCGATTGGGGCGGCGGGTTCGCGATCGGCAAAGAGGTGCTCTGGCACGCCAGCCGCGACGAGGACGGCCGTGGCCCGGCGACCCTGTTGACCGACCTCGCCGCACGGCACTTCGGATGCTCGTCGGCCGTCGAGATCGCGACAGGCATGCACCTCGGCACCATCGACCGTGATCGCGTGCACGAACTTGTTCCCTTGCTGTTCGCAGCGGTCGACGCCGGCGACTCCGTCGCAGCCGGAGTCGTGCAGCGTCAAGCCGAAGAGATCGCCCTGCTCGCGACGACGACAATCCGCCGCATCGACGCGCTCGACGCGTCCATCGACGTCGTGCTGGGCGGCGGTATGCTCACGAGCCGTCACCCAGCGCTCATCGAGCCTGTGTTCGAACGCATCGGCGCCGTCGCGCCGGACGCCGTCGTCTCGATCGTCACCGACGCGCCGATCGTCGGCTCCGCGCTGCTGGGCCTCGAGCACCTGGACGCGCTCGTGGGACAACGCGGCTCCGTCCCCGCCCGCCGTGAACGGCTGCGGGCCACGCTGGAGACTCCTTACGACGTGCGGGCCACGCTGGACGCCGCTTACGACGTGCGGGCCACGCTGGACACCTCCTACGAAGTTCGGGCATGA
- a CDS encoding 6-phospho-beta-glucosidase, which produces MSGRRIRLAVVGGGSTYTPELADGIARLGKTLPVEELVLADPDPARIEVVAGLTSRILSEAGSTCRVSTTADITAAAEGADAVLVQLRVGGQAARSRDESWPLECGCIGQETTGAGGLAKALRTIPVVLDIARRVRAVNPDAWIVDFTNPVGMVTRALLDDGHRAVGLCNVAIGFERLFASLLGVEPERIELDHAGLNHLSWELGARIRHDNGTATEVLDRLIDAHGDALVDETELPLPLLRSERVIPSYYLRYYYQHDELVSLAGDRPSRAAQVAALEAELLELYADPALDRTPPQLRGRGGAYYSDAAVGLLASLLGTGAARDHIVNVRNRGILPFLDDEAIIEVRAKVGPDSILPHPVPAVPPLVSGLVAHVARYEQLGVEAALHGGRDRVVRALLAHPLVGQYATAQALADRLIAENKEWLPWAH; this is translated from the coding sequence ATGAGTGGGCGGCGCATTCGGCTCGCTGTGGTCGGCGGCGGCTCGACCTACACGCCCGAGCTCGCGGACGGAATCGCTCGCCTCGGCAAGACCCTCCCCGTCGAGGAGCTCGTGCTGGCGGACCCTGATCCCGCACGCATCGAGGTCGTCGCGGGGCTCACATCGCGCATACTCTCCGAAGCCGGCAGTACCTGCCGCGTCAGCACGACTGCCGACATCACGGCGGCCGCGGAGGGCGCAGACGCAGTGCTCGTGCAGCTACGCGTCGGCGGGCAGGCCGCCCGTAGTCGCGACGAGAGCTGGCCGCTCGAGTGCGGCTGCATCGGGCAGGAAACGACGGGGGCCGGCGGACTCGCCAAGGCACTTCGCACCATCCCCGTCGTACTCGACATCGCCCGTCGGGTGCGTGCCGTGAATCCCGACGCCTGGATCGTCGACTTCACCAACCCGGTCGGGATGGTGACTCGTGCGCTGCTCGACGACGGGCACCGCGCGGTCGGCCTGTGCAACGTCGCGATCGGCTTCGAGCGGCTCTTCGCTTCGCTGCTCGGCGTCGAGCCGGAACGTATCGAGCTCGACCACGCCGGGCTCAACCATCTCAGCTGGGAGCTCGGCGCGCGCATCCGGCACGACAACGGGACAGCCACCGAGGTGCTTGATCGTCTCATCGACGCACACGGCGATGCGCTCGTCGATGAGACCGAGCTGCCGCTCCCCCTGCTCCGCTCCGAACGCGTCATCCCCTCGTACTATCTGCGGTACTACTACCAGCACGACGAGCTGGTGTCGCTCGCCGGCGACCGGCCCTCGCGCGCCGCGCAGGTCGCGGCGCTAGAGGCTGAATTGCTCGAGCTGTACGCCGATCCGGCACTCGACCGGACGCCCCCGCAACTGCGCGGCCGTGGCGGCGCGTACTACTCGGACGCCGCGGTCGGCTTGCTCGCGAGCCTGCTCGGCACGGGCGCAGCACGCGATCACATCGTGAACGTGCGCAACCGCGGCATCCTGCCGTTCCTCGACGACGAGGCGATCATCGAAGTACGTGCGAAGGTGGGGCCGGACAGCATTCTCCCGCATCCGGTGCCCGCGGTACCTCCACTGGTCTCGGGGCTTGTCGCGCATGTCGCGCGCTACGAGCAACTCGGCGTGGAGGCCGCGCTGCACGGCGGTCGCGACCGTGTGGTGCGGGCGCTCCTCGCGCATCCGCTCGTCGGGCAGTACGCGACCGCGCAGGCGCTCGCCGACCGGCTCATCGCCGAGAACAAGGAGTGGCTGCCGTGGGCGCACTGA
- a CDS encoding protein O-GlcNAcase codes for MTGPRFGVGKTGEPAFAERGIVEGFYGRPWTHEQRLDMIRFIGARGMNRFVYAPKDDPLMRREWATEYDTADRARIEELVTTCGEHGVEFVYCISPGLSIRYSSADDTAALVAKLACVSALGVRRFGLLLDDIPARLQHDQDVARFRSLAQAQSDLANTVNERLRNIDDHASLVVCPTEYWGYGDEAYISELGAALAPDIDLFWTGRAICSATLDAADAETFARATGRQPLYWDNYPVNDVAMGHELHIGPYRGRSAVLDTVSRGVIANGMALFESSKIAFATIADYLWSPRNYDPEESWTVALRDVVGEADVHAYRDFAENVRSSCLSADDAPQVTRALEDHAFAMLNGDSARAAEAILPLAAQLRASSDHLMSGRCRTAALLAEARPWLESFELGVRALELIGTLTATGEIYEKGPSLLSPLLAEFRARGRRVFGDVLDMTLDDLCGHPEWAS; via the coding sequence ATGACCGGCCCACGATTCGGCGTCGGCAAGACCGGTGAACCTGCCTTCGCGGAGCGCGGCATCGTCGAGGGATTCTACGGCCGCCCCTGGACGCACGAGCAGCGCCTCGACATGATCCGGTTCATCGGCGCGCGCGGGATGAACCGGTTCGTGTACGCGCCGAAAGACGACCCGCTCATGCGCCGCGAGTGGGCGACCGAATACGACACGGCAGACCGTGCGCGCATCGAAGAACTCGTCACGACGTGCGGCGAGCACGGCGTCGAGTTCGTGTACTGCATCTCGCCGGGGCTCAGCATCCGGTACTCGAGTGCCGACGATACGGCGGCGCTCGTGGCGAAGCTCGCCTGCGTGAGTGCACTCGGCGTACGCCGGTTCGGCCTGCTCCTGGACGACATTCCCGCCAGGCTGCAGCACGATCAGGACGTCGCGCGATTCCGGAGTCTGGCACAAGCGCAGAGCGACCTCGCGAACACCGTGAACGAACGCCTGCGCAACATCGATGACCACGCCAGCCTCGTCGTCTGCCCGACCGAATACTGGGGCTACGGCGACGAGGCATACATCTCAGAACTCGGCGCTGCGCTAGCGCCCGACATCGACCTCTTCTGGACCGGGCGGGCGATCTGCTCCGCGACTCTCGATGCCGCCGACGCTGAGACCTTTGCCCGCGCGACGGGGCGTCAGCCGCTGTATTGGGACAATTACCCCGTCAACGACGTCGCTATGGGCCACGAGTTGCACATCGGGCCGTACCGCGGCCGCTCGGCGGTCCTCGACACCGTTTCCCGCGGAGTCATCGCGAACGGGATGGCACTGTTCGAATCGTCCAAGATCGCGTTCGCGACCATCGCCGACTATCTGTGGTCGCCGCGGAACTACGACCCGGAGGAGAGCTGGACCGTCGCCCTGCGCGACGTCGTGGGCGAGGCTGATGTTCACGCCTACCGCGACTTCGCCGAGAACGTGCGGTCGTCGTGCCTCAGTGCCGACGACGCGCCGCAAGTGACGCGCGCCCTCGAAGATCACGCGTTTGCGATGCTCAACGGCGATTCCGCTCGCGCGGCCGAAGCGATACTGCCGCTCGCCGCCCAGCTGCGCGCATCGTCAGACCATCTGATGAGTGGGCGCTGCCGCACCGCTGCGCTCCTGGCCGAGGCGCGCCCCTGGCTCGAGTCGTTCGAGCTCGGGGTCCGCGCACTCGAGCTCATCGGAACTCTGACAGCGACCGGGGAGATCTACGAGAAGGGGCCGTCCCTGCTCAGCCCGCTGCTGGCCGAGTTCCGCGCCCGGGGGCGGCGCGTCTTCGGTGACGTCCTCGACATGACCCTCGACGACCTCTGCGGCCACCCGGAGTGGGCTTCATGA